Proteins encoded together in one Vallitalea okinawensis window:
- a CDS encoding sugar phosphate isomerase/epimerase family protein produces the protein MRLGIIGKPEEESFILASKRNLSFLEFTINQNIDVDDFMDTLPNLKKWIDKYEIGIGSIGRWGTDRIDEEGNCIEAELEKSYQLIDACHELDCPVFVCGCNYIKTLTYKKNCEGAINYFQKLIEYGKKKNVKIATNNCRWNNFIHGPQAWQIVHMELEELGIKYDPSHCYYSDGDYLAEIRDWGHRILHFHLKGALKIQGKRYDDPPAGMGQIDWRSVMATLYAVGYDKGLSIEPHSQTWQGELGEKGIDYTINFIRPFML, from the coding sequence ATGAGACTAGGTATTATTGGAAAGCCAGAAGAGGAAAGTTTTATTCTTGCTTCAAAGCGTAATTTAAGTTTTTTAGAGTTTACAATCAACCAAAATATTGATGTAGATGATTTTATGGATACATTACCTAACCTAAAAAAGTGGATAGATAAGTATGAGATTGGAATTGGGTCCATCGGACGCTGGGGAACTGATCGTATTGATGAAGAAGGTAATTGTATAGAAGCAGAATTAGAAAAAAGCTATCAACTGATAGATGCTTGCCATGAACTAGATTGTCCAGTTTTTGTCTGTGGATGCAACTATATTAAAACATTAACTTATAAGAAAAATTGTGAAGGTGCAATTAACTACTTTCAAAAGCTTATTGAATATGGTAAGAAGAAAAATGTGAAAATAGCAACTAATAATTGTAGGTGGAATAACTTTATACATGGTCCACAAGCTTGGCAAATAGTTCATATGGAACTTGAGGAATTAGGTATAAAATATGACCCTTCTCATTGCTATTATAGTGATGGGGATTACTTAGCAGAGATAAGAGATTGGGGACATCGTATCTTGCATTTCCATCTAAAAGGAGCTTTAAAGATCCAAGGTAAACGCTATGATGACCCGCCAGCTGGAATGGGGCAAATAGATTGGCGATCTGTAATGGCAACATTGTATGCTGTCGGCTATGATAAAGGATTAAGCATTGAACCTCATTCTCAGACTTGGCAAGGAGAGTTAGGGGAAAAAGGTATTGATTATACTATTAATTTTATTCGTCCTTTTATGCTATAG
- a CDS encoding sugar phosphate isomerase/epimerase family protein, producing MNIQIAVQLYTLRNECKEDFTGMLHKVKDLGFKGVEFAGFFDTDANVLKEILNELDLYPVSSHIGMKQLENNFEDVIDYHKVIGCKNLVVPYCKFETLEATKELAKRLIEISKQLKPHDMKLLYHNHAHEFVEINGQYALDLLFQETSGYLEAEIDTHWVRRAEINPLDYLSDHEDLIKLIHIKDMLVKEDGSYDFEAVGHGIMDIKSIIKKADAMGIKWAIVENDDPVPNGLDNISKSIAYLKNEMRDIV from the coding sequence ATGAATATTCAGATTGCTGTACAATTATATACGCTACGCAATGAGTGTAAGGAAGATTTCACTGGTATGTTGCATAAGGTAAAAGATCTAGGATTTAAAGGTGTGGAATTTGCAGGTTTTTTTGATACAGATGCAAATGTACTGAAAGAAATACTAAACGAATTAGATTTATATCCTGTATCAAGTCACATCGGTATGAAACAACTAGAGAATAACTTTGAAGATGTGATTGATTATCATAAAGTGATTGGTTGCAAAAATCTTGTTGTTCCTTATTGTAAATTTGAGACATTAGAAGCTACAAAAGAATTAGCAAAGAGATTGATTGAGATTAGTAAGCAATTAAAACCCCATGATATGAAATTACTTTATCATAATCATGCCCATGAATTTGTAGAGATTAATGGTCAATATGCTTTAGATCTATTATTTCAAGAAACAAGTGGGTATCTGGAAGCGGAAATTGATACTCATTGGGTAAGACGTGCAGAAATTAACCCTCTTGATTATTTGAGTGATCATGAAGACTTAATTAAGTTAATCCATATAAAAGATATGTTGGTTAAAGAGGATGGCAGCTACGATTTTGAAGCTGTAGGGCATGGTATTATGGATATAAAAAGCATTATTAAAAAGGCAGATGCTATGGGAATTAAGTGGGCAATTGTAGAGAATGACGACCCAGTGCCTAATGGTTTAGATAATATAAGTAAAAGTATAGCATATTTAAAGAATGAAATGAGGGATATAGTATGA
- a CDS encoding Gfo/Idh/MocA family protein: protein MRQVKVGIIGCGGIANGKHMPALSKLKHVEMVAFCDIVEEKALKAAEEFGVEEAKVYTDYKELLKDKTIEVIHVCTPNKSHSFITIDALENGKHVMCEKPMAKTAKEARQMVEAAKSTGNKLTIGYQNRFRSDSEYLHKVCDNGDLGEIYFAKAHAIRRRAVPTWGVFLNEEEQGGGPLIDIGTHALDLTLWMMDNHKPKMVVGKAYAKLKDQRETGNAWGDWNPEEYTVEDSAFGFIQMENGATIFLESSWALNTLETGEAKTTLCGTKAGADMKDGLRVNGVKYNAQYVEKPALSAKGVDFYDGKKESAGDREARLWIEAVVEDKEPVVKPEEAMAVTEILEAIYKSSETGQPVMLGE, encoded by the coding sequence ATGAGACAAGTGAAAGTAGGTATAATTGGATGTGGAGGTATTGCTAATGGTAAGCATATGCCAGCTTTAAGTAAACTAAAGCATGTAGAAATGGTAGCTTTTTGTGATATTGTTGAAGAAAAAGCGTTGAAAGCTGCTGAAGAATTTGGGGTAGAAGAAGCTAAAGTATATACAGATTATAAGGAACTCTTGAAAGATAAGACTATTGAAGTAATCCATGTTTGCACACCAAATAAATCTCATAGTTTTATTACAATTGATGCTTTAGAAAATGGAAAACATGTTATGTGTGAAAAACCTATGGCGAAGACAGCAAAAGAAGCTCGTCAAATGGTTGAGGCAGCTAAAAGTACTGGGAATAAGTTAACAATTGGTTACCAAAATAGATTTAGATCTGATTCTGAGTATCTACATAAAGTATGTGACAATGGGGATTTAGGTGAGATTTATTTTGCTAAAGCTCATGCTATTAGAAGAAGAGCTGTTCCTACATGGGGAGTTTTCTTAAATGAAGAGGAGCAAGGTGGAGGTCCTTTAATTGATATTGGCACACATGCATTGGACTTAACTTTATGGATGATGGATAATCATAAACCTAAAATGGTAGTTGGTAAAGCATATGCCAAATTAAAAGATCAAAGAGAAACAGGTAACGCTTGGGGGGACTGGAATCCAGAAGAATATACTGTAGAAGATTCAGCATTTGGTTTTATTCAGATGGAAAATGGAGCAACAATATTCCTAGAGTCCAGCTGGGCATTAAATACATTAGAGACAGGTGAAGCTAAAACAACTCTATGCGGTACAAAAGCTGGCGCTGATATGAAAGATGGCTTAAGAGTTAATGGTGTTAAGTATAATGCACAATATGTTGAAAAACCAGCTTTATCTGCAAAAGGTGTTGATTTCTATGATGGTAAAAAAGAATCAGCAGGTGATCGTGAAGCTCGTTTATGGATTGAAGCAGTAGTGGAAGATAAAGAGCCAGTAGTTAAACCAGAAGAAGCTATGGCTGTAACTGAGATTTTAGAAGCTATCTACAAGTCTTCAGAAACCGGTCAACCAGTAATGTTAGGCGAATAA
- a CDS encoding LacI family DNA-binding transcriptional regulator — protein sequence MYTIQDVAKKAGVSVATVSRVINNSTKVSEKSRVKVEAAIQELNYQPNLLGRNLRRSETKKILVLLPTLASGFYSKVIKGMDHVASDHGYKLMMSTTRMKKDKEEGYLELLKTKLVDGVIFTRPVIGADELTQYSRQFPIVQCCEYVEGAKVSSVSINDELAGYEAVKYLIKSGHKRIAILTCSADISSRLRLKGYKKILTENNIPIREEYIKDTNYSFKTGIEVTKQLFDLEEPPTAIFTVSDSLAIGAMKSLYSINKTPGSDVAVIGFDNTEIAAMYHPTLSTVAQPRYELGRMAMELLISTIKSGEYNEITHMRLNHELIIRESS from the coding sequence ATGTATACAATTCAAGATGTAGCAAAAAAAGCAGGCGTATCCGTTGCAACGGTATCCCGGGTTATAAACAATAGTACAAAGGTATCAGAGAAATCTAGAGTGAAAGTTGAAGCAGCAATCCAAGAGCTTAACTATCAACCTAACTTACTGGGAAGAAATTTACGACGTTCAGAAACTAAAAAGATTTTAGTTTTATTACCTACCCTTGCTAGTGGATTTTATTCAAAAGTTATTAAAGGCATGGATCATGTGGCGAGTGATCATGGCTATAAACTGATGATGAGTACGACACGTATGAAAAAAGACAAAGAGGAAGGTTATTTAGAATTACTAAAAACAAAACTAGTGGATGGAGTTATATTCACAAGACCAGTAATAGGAGCTGATGAGTTAACTCAGTACTCAAGACAGTTTCCAATAGTACAATGTTGTGAATATGTTGAAGGTGCTAAGGTGTCTTCCGTATCAATTAATGATGAGTTAGCCGGTTATGAAGCAGTAAAATATCTTATAAAGAGTGGACATAAGCGAATAGCTATCTTAACTTGTTCAGCTGATATCTCTTCACGACTACGATTAAAAGGCTATAAAAAGATTCTAACTGAAAATAATATTCCAATAAGAGAAGAATATATTAAAGATACAAATTATAGCTTTAAGACGGGGATTGAAGTGACAAAGCAGTTATTTGATTTAGAAGAACCTCCTACAGCAATTTTCACTGTCTCAGATAGTTTAGCAATTGGTGCCATGAAGAGCCTGTATAGTATTAATAAGACCCCAGGAAGTGATGTTGCTGTAATAGGATTTGATAATACTGAAATCGCTGCAATGTACCATCCAACTTTATCAACGGTAGCTCAGCCGCGTTATGAATTAGGTAGAATGGCAATGGAATTGTTGATTAGTACAATCAAATCAGGAGAGTATAATGAAATAACACACATGAGATTGAATCATGAACTCATTATCAGAGAGTCTTCTTAA